GCCACCGGCAATCCCGGCATGGCCACGGGGGGCATGGGAGACATTTTGACGGGCGTGATTACCGCGCTGCTTTGTCAGGGCCTCGGACCGTTTGCCGCGGCGCAACTGGGCTGCCACGCGCACGGCCTGGCGGGGGACCTGGCGGTGGTTGAGTTGGGCCAGGTCTCGTTGATTGCGTCGGATATGCCGAGGTATTTGCCAGCGGCGTTTCGCGCGTTGGAGCGTTCGGCGTCGATCGCCTCGGTCACACCGATCGCGGCCGATGTGTGACGGTTTTTCTTGGAATTTCCACGATGTCATTCGTCAAATTAATGCTCCACGACCGCGCGGGGACGATTGTGCTAAATCGTCCCGAAAAGCGCAACGCGCTGCATCGCAGCCTGATTGAGGAGCTGTTGCAGGCACTGCGGGATCTGCATGCCGAAAAGCGCGCCCGCGCGGTGATCATCACCGGGGCGGGGTCCGCCTTTTGCGCGGGTATGGACCTGGGCGAAATGCGGGACACCGCGCACAGCGAATCCGCGCTTGCCCAATGGCAGGCGGATGCCGAAATCTATCAAGAACTGCTGCAAACAATGCTGCGCTTTCCCAAGCCGATCATTGCCGCGGTCAATGGTCCCGCCGTGGCGGGAGGGTTGGGTTTGGTTTTGGCCAGTGATCTGGTGTTGGCCGCGCCAGAGGCCAGCTTTGGCTTGCCGGAGCCAAAGCGGGGCCTGGTCGCAGGTATCGTTAGCCCGCTGTTGGTCTTTCGGATCGGCGCTGGATATGCCGCCCCTTTGTTACTCACGGGGCAGATGATCGATTCTCCCGCCGCGCATGCGCGCGGTCTGGTCCACGAAGTGGTTGCCAATGATCTCCTCTGGGCACGGGGCCAGGAATTGGCGGGGGAAATCGCCGTGTGTGCGCCGCAGGCTCTACTACTGACCAAACGGATGCTCAACGAAACAATTGGCGAGCAATTATCCACCATGTTGACCGCTGGAGCCGCCGTCAGCGCGGCGGCCCGCACCACGCCCGCGGCGGCCGAGGGCTTGGCCGCATTTCTAGAAAAACGCCCCCCGGTTTGGCCATAGCAACGACTGTTCTTATAAAAAATCCAACAGCGTCAGTTTTGCCGTCTGGGAGGTCATTTGGAGCGAAGCTTGAAAGGCGGCTTGCCGGGCCGCCAAATTCGAAATGGCCTCCGTCAGATCGACGTCAATCTCTTGGGAAAGCGCGCTTTTTAACTCAACTTCTTCATCTTCCAACCGTGTCTCCAGCGTGTCCAGACCCTGCTGTCGGGCTCCTAACTCCGCTCGCGAAAAATTGATTTGTTCATTGCTGGCGTCCAACAGTCCAAACGATCGTATGATTTGCGCCGGATCGTTAGCCCGCAGCGCATCCCGCAGGCGAATCAGCGAGGTAAACACGCTGGCCACCTCCGCCTGATGGGTGTCCCGTCCCGTAAGCGTCAGCGTGGGGCCTCCTCCCGAAATCCGCACATCCGTCTGTCCGACGGGAATCAACCCCAAATCCACCGCCGCCTGGCTGCTGTTAACCCTGGCAATGGTAAAAGCGTTTGCGCCGGGACTGTTGTCGGTGAGGGTGATCCCCTGGCCATTCTGGTCCAATTGGGCCTGCACCCGCGCGCCGGGAAGCAAGTTTCCCGGATGGTTGTTGATGGCGTCCAGCACCTCTTGCACGGTCTCCAGGCCATCCACATCGATTTTTAGGATAGTCCCGTCACGGCGCGTGATCTCAAAATCCGTATTGTGGGGGTTGGCTTGCACGCCCAAGCCATGGTTCAGACTGGATAATTTAGTTTGGGGGACCAGTGTTTTTAGCCCTAGCTGGGCGGCGGTGTTACCCCCTTGTTCGCCAATGCGAAAGTCCGTGCCACTGAGGCGGGAACGGACGTTGATCCCTGTGCGAGTATCGTTAATTTCGGCTAGGATTTGTGCTGCGGAGCCATTGAGGATATTTAGCAAATCCTCAACGGTGTTGGCGGCATCCAGGTTGATGGCCGTGGTAACGCCTCCATTGGTAATGTTCAGGCCGGAATTTTGGTCAAATTCCGTTCCTGTGCCGTTGGCGGTCATTCCGGTGGTGGTCAGGCTGATAATTCCGCCGCCAGTGTTGGGCTCGAATTCCTGGTCGACCGCGACCGAAAACAACGCGTTGAAGCTGGGATTTGCCGCCAGGGCGGCGGCGACATGGTTGGCCGTGGTAAAACCGCCGTCGATATCCACCGTAAATGTTTGCGTGCCGGCGTTATAGGCGACAGTCTCGGCACCGGCGTTGACCGTGCCGGAATCCACAAAGTTAAACGTGTAGCCATTGGCGGCGGGGCCGCGGGTAAGCGCGGTAATCCGCAGGTCGTTATTGGGTCCTGGCGAAACCAGCGTGACCCCCGCGCGCGAGCCTAACAGATCGGCGAGGGGGGTGGTGGGCAAGATAGCGGGCTGCAGGTCGCGGCTAGCCAAAGGTCCGGTCCCGAGCGCCTGATTATTTAGCAATTCCAGGTCGGCGGCGGTGGTCCCCTGGCCGACTTCGCCGATGAATAAGTTTCCGCCTCCCGCCGCGTCCAGCTCGATGGTCAAGCGATTATTGGTAAGATTCACCGTGACCACGCGTCCGGCGGGTGGGTTGGCCTCCAGCAGCTTCTTGACATCGCGCAGGTCGTGCGCGGCGCTGAGATCGACATTGGCGGATTGCGCGCCGTCGCTAATTCGCAGGCTTCCCAGGGCGATCCCCCCCCCCAGGTCCAGCGAACTAAGGGGTGTGTCCCACGTAAGCGCCGGATTCAGATCGACGGTACCTTCGATTGCCGCGCTGAATCCCCCAAAGACCTGACTGCCGGGAATATTCGTGTCAAACAGAATGTCCGTGTCGGAATAGCTTTGTAAGAATTCTTCATCGCCGTTATACCGCACAAAGTCGCCGTCATAAGTAAACGGTTCGATGCCGGTTTTAGCTCCGGCAAATAGAAACCGGTCGCGAAATTTTTGATTGGCGGTGCTGACTAGTTGCTCGAGCGCGCGGTCGATTTCTTGCGCGGTGGCCTCGCGCTGCGCGCTGGTCGCCGCGGTGGAACTGACGGCCTGAGCCGAGCCGCGGGTTTCATTGAGCAGGTTGGAGACACCGGCCAGGGCGGAGTCGGTCGCGCTCAGATACGACTGATTCGTGGTCAGGTTGATTTTTACCTGATCCTTTTGTTCCAGCAATTTTTGCAGGGATATCGCCCGCAGGGCCGCCGGGGCATCCTCGCTAGGGAGCAATATCCGTTGTCCCGTCGAAATCTGCTGCTGGATTTTCAGCAGATTTTGCTGGTCGTACTGCAATTGGGTCAGCAGCCGTTGCGAAGCGAACGAGTCGCTCACACGGGTCGTCGGGATGGGAGTGATGCGGGGCATATTATCAAAAGAACCCTGTTAAAGCGCGATTACAACGTCACCAGCAATTGCAGCAATTCATCCAGGGTTTGGATAAACTTGGCGGAGGCCTGGTAGACTCGCTGGTAGCGCAGCATATTGATCGCTTCCTCATCCAAGTTAACGCCGCTAATCGCCAAAGATTGGCCTTGCAGGTTTTCCTTAAATACCAATGCCCCCTCCGCCGCGCTTTGGGCAATCGTGGAATTCTGGGTCAAGTCGGCGGTCATGCGATCATACAGGTCCGACAGCGTTGTTCCGGCCTGGCTTTCGAGCGGTCGATCCAAAAAGCCGGCCAGCGCCACGGCGTTTTTGGTGTCTTCCCCTAATCCTCCCAGGCTAGCCGCGAATTTGCTGGGATCGGCGGAAATGATGCTGTTGATGCCCAGGCTGCTGGCGTCATTTCCCACAAAAAACGTGTTGATTCCCAGCGCGGCCAGCGCGCCGCTGGTGTCCTGGCCAAAGGTAAACTCTTGATCGGTCGAGTCGCTGGCGATTACCAGCTTGCGCTCCGGGGTGAGCGTGGCCGACACGCCGTTGATGGCGTCGATTTGCGCTGCCAGGTCCGCCAGGGAGGTATCGCTCTCCAGCCCGTTCAGATCCACGCGAATTTCCGTTGTCTGGGTCAGGCCCGTTCGCTTGTTATGTACCTGCAGCGCAAAGGAGCCATTCACCGGCGTAAAGTCCAGCCCCGTCGCGTCCAGAGCCGCGGTCACGCTATCGACCGACTCATGGCTGGTCAGCGTGGAATAGCCGGTCAGACCCTGGCCGGAGCTGAACACTTTATTAAATTCAAACGCCAAGGCGCCGGAAAAATTATCCAATGTCTCCAAAAAATTGGCCAATACCTCGTCCCGCGAATGGATCAGTCCGTACAGTTCCCCGCTGCTAATGTTCAAGGGAGAGTCCGTCTCGGCGATGCGCACATCAAACACTCCCAGGCCATCCTCGGAAGAGGCCTTGGTGGTCAAGGAGCGCGCCAAACCGTCAATGACTAGAAATTCGCCACCGGCAAAGACCGAGACCGCGCCGCTTTCTTGCTCCTCCACTTGGACGTCGATTAGTTTGGACAATTCGGTCAATGCCTGATTTCGCTGGTCGCGCAGGCCGACCGCGTCGCTGGCCGAAACGTCCCCCCCTTCCGAATTGCTGATTTGAATATTCAGCGTGCGTATCGACGCCAACAGCCGATTGACGTCATCCACGTTTTGGGCCACGCGATCATTCAAATCGGAACGCAAATCCCCCACCCGCCGCGCCAGGCGATTGATGTCCCCGGTCAATGTTTTACCCTTCAGCGCGACCAGGTTGCGCGCGGCGTCGCTTTCAGGTTGATTCAGGACTTCGGAGATGGTGTTAAAAAAATTGTTTAGCGATGTGCTCAGGTCCGTGCTTCCCAGCTCCCCATAGAACGCCTCCAACTGCAGATAGGTCTCTTTT
This genomic window from Pirellulales bacterium contains:
- the flgK gene encoding flagellar hook-associated protein FlgK, with product MSLFSSIQLAGSTLRAQQIGLQVTGQNIANANTPGYIREEVVFTPGPTQRLGNLLLGLGSRVQAIIQKSDKFLDERLRAANSEQAGTNVEKETYLQLEAFYGELGSTDLSTSLNNFFNTISEVLNQPESDAARNLVALKGKTLTGDINRLARRVGDLRSDLNDRVAQNVDDVNRLLASIRTLNIQISNSEGGDVSASDAVGLRDQRNQALTELSKLIDVQVEEQESGAVSVFAGGEFLVIDGLARSLTTKASSEDGLGVFDVRIAETDSPLNISSGELYGLIHSRDEVLANFLETLDNFSGALAFEFNKVFSSGQGLTGYSTLTSHESVDSVTAALDATGLDFTPVNGSFALQVHNKRTGLTQTTEIRVDLNGLESDTSLADLAAQIDAINGVSATLTPERKLVIASDSTDQEFTFGQDTSGALAALGINTFFVGNDASSLGINSIISADPSKFAASLGGLGEDTKNAVALAGFLDRPLESQAGTTLSDLYDRMTADLTQNSTIAQSAAEGALVFKENLQGQSLAISGVNLDEEAINMLRYQRVYQASAKFIQTLDELLQLLVTL
- a CDS encoding enoyl-CoA hydratase/isomerase family protein; this encodes MSFVKLMLHDRAGTIVLNRPEKRNALHRSLIEELLQALRDLHAEKRARAVIITGAGSAFCAGMDLGEMRDTAHSESALAQWQADAEIYQELLQTMLRFPKPIIAAVNGPAVAGGLGLVLASDLVLAAPEASFGLPEPKRGLVAGIVSPLLVFRIGAGYAAPLLLTGQMIDSPAAHARGLVHEVVANDLLWARGQELAGEIAVCAPQALLLTKRMLNETIGEQLSTMLTAGAAVSAAARTTPAAAEGLAAFLEKRPPVWP
- the flgL gene encoding flagellar hook-associated protein FlgL; amino-acid sequence: MPRITPIPTTRVSDSFASQRLLTQLQYDQQNLLKIQQQISTGQRILLPSEDAPAALRAISLQKLLEQKDQVKINLTTNQSYLSATDSALAGVSNLLNETRGSAQAVSSTAATSAQREATAQEIDRALEQLVSTANQKFRDRFLFAGAKTGIEPFTYDGDFVRYNGDEEFLQSYSDTDILFDTNIPGSQVFGGFSAAIEGTVDLNPALTWDTPLSSLDLGGGIALGSLRISDGAQSANVDLSAAHDLRDVKKLLEANPPAGRVVTVNLTNNRLTIELDAAGGGNLFIGEVGQGTTAADLELLNNQALGTGPLASRDLQPAILPTTPLADLLGSRAGVTLVSPGPNNDLRITALTRGPAANGYTFNFVDSGTVNAGAETVAYNAGTQTFTVDIDGGFTTANHVAAALAANPSFNALFSVAVDQEFEPNTGGGIISLTTTGMTANGTGTEFDQNSGLNITNGGVTTAINLDAANTVEDLLNILNGSAAQILAEINDTRTGINVRSRLSGTDFRIGEQGGNTAAQLGLKTLVPQTKLSSLNHGLGVQANPHNTDFEITRRDGTILKIDVDGLETVQEVLDAINNHPGNLLPGARVQAQLDQNGQGITLTDNSPGANAFTIARVNSSQAAVDLGLIPVGQTDVRISGGGPTLTLTGRDTHQAEVASVFTSLIRLRDALRANDPAQIIRSFGLLDASNEQINFSRAELGARQQGLDTLETRLEDEEVELKSALSQEIDVDLTEAISNLAARQAAFQASLQMTSQTAKLTLLDFL